A genome region from Nicotiana tabacum cultivar K326 chromosome 13, ASM71507v2, whole genome shotgun sequence includes the following:
- the LOC107807496 gene encoding putative late blight resistance protein homolog R1B-23, translated as MNLLLINLNGLLNSNAYAVALIKEEIGLVKEYLQFIRSFFGNVEQELNRDLWTRVLDVAYEAEHVINSILVRDHGLLQLIFLLPDTVEKIKLIKKEVQENMSLIVVNSPNKPVERKSSRKQVGQIIVGFEEEKNLIISQLTNRLAELDVISIIGMPGAGKTTLAYKVFNDKSVTSHFDIRAWCTVDQEYDSKKVLHKIFNQVIGLDAKFTENFDVYDELRKKLHSRRYLIVLDDLWDTKAWDELTMPFQDFQKGSRIILTSREKKVALHGKHHSDPLNLRLLRQEESWELLEKKVFGEESCPDELKDVGEEIALKCEGLPLALDLIGGVIAKMEKKEDLWLEVLNNLKSFKNEGEVMEVIELSYDHLLDHLKPCLLYLASYPKDEDIQISQLNDLWSAEGFVEQNDMKSVEEVSESYVDELISSSLVILFNERGIRDPSIKIHDLVHDFCSRKAEKEKLFSFISSSDPSSSSDLMPRGMTIHYDRSERNFVLFSPEKKNPYVKHLLSLKLVMASFLKTVKNPYGKLPENCHLRHLRLLKRLELPDITLTDSLLNEIGMLVHLRCLNIRTKARAFPPSFANLLNLETLVVDNGRSTMVISPSIWSLPKLQHVRMNSFFLFEPTIDKPTVLEEESKLENLRILHNPTIFCLEDRKEIFKRFPNLRSLKFSIRIPRNFRSIKEQIYFPRLDVLNELEEVSAFLDHFWHISTHRHQWDFHFLSSLKKLELRGFDLTSNSLSRIAGLPNLQELCLRRLTIQGTEWNMEEVTFENLKVLTLYSVSFCEWQVGEESFPVLEELQLRYCTELTEIPESFGDITSLKSITLDSSPQLEDSVLRIKEYVSEMTGEDKLELKESF; from the coding sequence ATGAATCTTCTACTCATAAACTTAAATGGTTTGCTCAATTCCAATGCTTATGCAGTTGCTTTGATAAAGGAAGAAATTGGATTGGTAAAAGAATACCTACAGTTCATAAGATCGTTCTTTGGGAatgttgagcaagaattgaatAGGGATCTTTGGACTCGTGTTCTAGATGTGGCATATGAGGCAGAACATGTCATCAATTCAATTCTTGTCAGAGATCATGGTCTCTTGCAGCTTATTTTCTTACTACCTGATACCGTAGAAAAGATCAAGCTTATCAAGAAAGAGGTACAAGAAAACATGAGTCTTATTGTTGTAAACTCTCCCAACAAACCAGTTGAAAGAAAGTCATCAAGAAAGCAAGTTGGGCAAATAATTGTAGGCTTTGAGGAGGAGAAAAACCTGATAATTTCACAGCTTACCAATCGACTAGCAGAGCTAGATGTTATTTCGATCATTGGCATGCCTGGTGCAGGTAAAACTACTCTTGCATACAAAGTATTCAATGATAAGTCAGTTACTAGTCATTTCGATATTCGTGCATGGTGCACAGTCGACCAAGAGTATGACAGCAAAAAGGTGTTGCATAAAATTTTTAATCAAGTCATTGGTTTAGATGCAAAATTTACTGAGAATTTTGATGTTTATGATGAGCTTCGAAAAAAGCTGCACAGTAGGAGGTACCTTATTGTTTTGGATGACTTGTGGGATACTAAAGCATGGGACGAGCTAACAATGCCTTTTCAGGATTTTCAGAAAGGAAGTAGAATTATTTTAACAAGTCGAGAAAAGAAAGTGGCTTTGCATGGAAAACATCACAGTGATCCTCTTAACCTTCGATTGCTAAGACAAGAAGAAAGTTGGGAGTTATTAGAGAAAAAGGTATTCGGAGAAGAAAGCTGCCCTGATGAACTAAAGGATGTTGGAGAAGAAATAGCACTAAAGTGTGAAGGTCTTCCTTTGGCACTTGATCTGATTGGTGGAGTCATTGCAAAGATGGAAAAGAAAGAGGATTTGTGGCTGGaagttttaaataatttgaaaTCCTTTAAGAATGAAGGGGAGGTGATGGAGGTTATAGAgttaagttatgaccatttatTGGATCACCTAAAGCCATGCTTGCTCTACCTCGCAAGCTACCCAAAGGACGAAGATATTCAAATCTCTCAATTGAATGACTTATGGAGTGCCGAAGGGTTTGTGGAACAAAATGACATGAAGAGTGTGGAAGAAGTATCGGAATCTTATGTGGATGAGTTAATTTCTAGTAGCTTGGTAATACTTTTCAATGAGAGAGGTATCAGGGACCCGAGTATCAAAATTCATGATCTTGTGCATGATTTTTGTTCGAGAAAAGCTGAAAAGGAAAAGTTGTTTAGCTTTATAAGTTCAAGTGATCCATCCTCTTCTTCAGATCTGATGCCACGGGGAATGACCATTCATTATGATCGTTCAGAAAGAAATTTTGTCCTGTTCAGCCCAGAAAAGAAAAATCCTTATGTTAAACACCTCCTCTCTTTGAAGCTAGTCATGGCAAGCTTCCTGAAAACTGTTAAAAATCCTTATGGCAAGCTTCCTGAAAACTGTCACCTAAGACACTTGAGGCTTCTTAAAAGGTTGGAGCTACCTGATATAACATTGACAGATTCTTTGCTGAATGAAATAGGCATGCTTGTTCATTTGAGGTGCTTAAACATTCGGACAAAGGCAAGAGCTTTCCCTCCATCATTTGCAAACCTCTTGAATCTGGAAACTCTGGTGGTGGATAATGGTCGATCAACAATGGTAATATCACCTAGTATTTGGAGTCTTCCAAAGCTACAACATGTGAGAATGAATAGTTTTTTTCTCTTTGAACCGACCATCGACAAACCAACAGTGTTAGAAGAGGAGTCGAAGTTAGAGAATTTGAGAATATTACATAATCCCACCATTTTCTGTTTGGAAGACAGAAAGGAGATATTCAAAAGGTTTCCCAATCTTCGAAGCCTTAAATTCAGCATTAGAATACCAAGGAATTTCAGATCAATAAAAGAGCAGATTTATTTTCCAAGATTGGACGTCCTTAATGAACTAGAAGAAGTTTCCGCATTTTTGGATCACTTTTGGCACATCAGTACACATAGACATCAGTGGGATTTTCACTTCCTTTCGAGCTTGAAAAAATTGGAGCTGAGAGGGTTTGATCTGACATCCAATTCACTATCAAGAATTGCGGGATTACCCAACCTTCAAGAACTGTGTCTACGCAGATTAACCATCCAGGGGACAGAATGGAACATGGAAGAAGTCACATTCGAGAATCTCAAAGTGCTAACATTGTATAGTGTGTCTTTTTGTGAATGGCAGGTTGGAGAGGAATCGTTTCCTGTGCTCGAGGAATTACAATTACGATATTGTACTGAGCTTACGGAGATCCCAGAGAGTTTTGGTGATATAACTTCATTGAAGTCTATCACACTGGATAGCAGCCCTCAACTTGAAGATTCAGTCCTAAGGATTAAAGAATATGTTTCAGAAATGACAGGAGAAGACAAGCTTGAGTTAAAGGAGTCCTTTTAG